The following are encoded together in the Pedobacter sp. D749 genome:
- a CDS encoding SusE domain-containing protein, with product MKSIFFKSLAFSFITLSLWSCKKDEIRAIANAGTGGSLKSSATSVVLDKSMLTTNVVTFTLSNANFGYQAAVINTLQLSPKGANFAADKTKEVIIDPNATTKSYNGLDFNNLLLSLNLSTAVNSDVEIRVKAAISNAIAPVYSNVVSISAKPFPLTSWVYVPGAYQGWSPPTADSLVSVAGNGIYTGIIKFDGGNFKITAAKKFDLAYGDAGGGKLSTSGGDISSVSAGFKLLTVDLNANVYTIADADYWSIIGNAIPGSNWSVDTDLSPVNDGKNTWTATVALTPGVFKFRRNHDWGTSIGDNGGDINVTVAGTYKLILTLNADGKTGAYTLVKI from the coding sequence ATGAAATCAATATTCTTTAAATCCTTAGCCTTTAGCTTTATCACGCTCTCGCTATGGTCATGCAAAAAAGACGAAATCCGTGCCATAGCCAATGCAGGTACCGGAGGTTCTTTAAAAAGTTCAGCTACATCGGTAGTTTTGGATAAAAGCATGCTCACTACCAATGTGGTTACTTTTACTTTAAGCAATGCCAATTTTGGGTATCAGGCAGCTGTTATCAATACTTTACAATTGTCTCCAAAAGGAGCAAACTTTGCAGCAGATAAAACAAAAGAAGTAATTATTGATCCAAATGCGACTACTAAAAGTTACAACGGGTTGGATTTTAATAATTTACTGCTTTCTTTAAATCTATCTACTGCTGTAAATTCTGATGTAGAAATCAGGGTAAAAGCGGCCATCTCCAATGCGATAGCCCCGGTTTACAGCAATGTAGTTTCTATAAGTGCAAAACCATTTCCTTTAACTTCCTGGGTGTACGTACCGGGGGCATATCAGGGATGGAGTCCGCCAACGGCTGATAGCTTAGTTTCTGTCGCCGGAAATGGCATTTATACCGGAATTATCAAGTTTGATGGTGGTAATTTTAAGATTACTGCTGCTAAGAAATTTGACTTAGCTTATGGCGATGCAGGAGGTGGTAAACTCAGTACTTCCGGTGGTGATATCAGCTCCGTTTCGGCGGGTTTTAAACTGCTAACTGTCGATCTTAATGCGAATGTCTACACCATCGCCGATGCAGATTATTGGTCAATTATTGGTAATGCCATTCCCGGAAGTAACTGGTCTGTTGATACTGACCTTAGTCCGGTAAACGATGGTAAAAACACATGGACTGCAACAGTTGCTTTAACTCCTGGTGTCTTTAAGTTCAGAAGAAATCACGATTGGGGAACCAGTATTGGTGATAATGGTGGAGATATTAATGTTACTGTCGCTGGTACCTATAAGTTGATCTTAACACTTAATGCTGATGGTAAGACAGGTGCTTACACCTTGGTTAAAATTTAA
- a CDS encoding glycoside hydrolase family 13 protein yields MIKSPTSATFPSVNSSVLNAQTKFHANARGFKKTLTILIVLFSSINLFAQKLERVEPMFWFTGMLNPKLQLLVHGENIASSSVSLTYPGVKLVKVNKVENPNYLFLDLTIAPSAKAGKFPINFALNGKKTFTYTYELKNRDKSAGRIQGVTNKDFIYLLMPDRFSNGDRSNDVVQGLTETALNRDSMYYRHGGDIQGVIDHLDYLKDLGITTVWMTPEVENDMPQASYHGYAVTDHYKIDPRYGTNALYKKYVEIAHAKGLKVIKDIVHNHIGTQHWFYKDLPMKSWLNQWPKYTQTSYRDQTVMDIHASAADRKQMLDGWFVPSMPDLNQRNPYVQNYLTQNHIWWIEYAGIDGLRLDTYGYNDPVYMADWALKVQAEFPHLSVFGETLVTAVANQAFFTGGNTVNRGFDTHLQGITDATLKDAIYEGINGKNGWVDGINRLYATLAHDFLYKNPNTNCIFLDNHDMSRFYSMVGEDFDKYKMGMSILLTMRGIPQMYYGTEILMKNFSNPDGLIRSDFPGGWEGDKKDKFIADGRTNKENEAFNFVKTLANFRKNSPALQTGKLMQFVPQDDIYVYFRYNVEPKGTVMVIVNNTEKEKTLNTDRFAERTAGITSAKNVISGENIEFKNIKVPAETTLVLELR; encoded by the coding sequence ATGATAAAATCGCCTACCTCTGCTACCTTTCCTTCCGTTAATTCTTCTGTTTTAAATGCTCAAACTAAATTCCATGCAAATGCACGGGGATTTAAAAAAACGTTGACTATTCTTATTGTACTGTTTAGCAGTATCAATCTTTTTGCCCAAAAGTTAGAGCGGGTAGAACCAATGTTCTGGTTTACAGGTATGCTCAATCCTAAGTTGCAATTGCTTGTTCATGGCGAAAACATTGCTTCAAGCTCGGTTTCATTAACTTATCCAGGGGTAAAACTCGTAAAGGTTAACAAAGTAGAAAACCCGAATTATTTATTTCTCGACTTAACAATTGCTCCATCAGCCAAAGCCGGCAAATTCCCGATTAACTTTGCGCTTAACGGAAAAAAGACATTTACTTACACCTACGAATTAAAAAACCGCGATAAAAGTGCGGGCAGGATTCAGGGCGTAACCAACAAAGATTTTATTTACCTGCTCATGCCCGATCGTTTTTCGAACGGGGATAGAAGCAACGATGTTGTTCAGGGTTTAACCGAAACCGCATTAAACCGCGATAGCATGTACTACCGCCATGGCGGTGATATACAAGGTGTAATTGATCACCTAGATTACCTTAAAGATTTAGGCATTACGACAGTTTGGATGACACCAGAGGTAGAAAATGATATGCCACAAGCTTCATATCATGGCTACGCAGTAACCGATCATTATAAAATAGATCCACGTTATGGCACAAATGCACTTTACAAAAAGTATGTAGAGATTGCCCATGCCAAAGGATTAAAAGTGATTAAAGATATTGTACACAATCATATTGGTACCCAACATTGGTTTTATAAAGATTTACCGATGAAAAGCTGGTTAAACCAATGGCCAAAGTATACGCAAACGAGTTACCGGGATCAGACTGTGATGGATATACATGCCTCTGCGGCAGATCGTAAACAAATGTTAGATGGTTGGTTTGTACCTTCAATGCCCGATTTAAACCAACGGAATCCTTATGTTCAGAATTACCTGACCCAAAACCACATCTGGTGGATAGAATATGCTGGTATTGATGGTTTACGTTTGGATACTTATGGATATAACGATCCGGTTTACATGGCCGATTGGGCTTTGAAAGTTCAGGCAGAATTCCCGCACTTATCTGTTTTTGGCGAAACATTGGTAACTGCAGTGGCCAACCAAGCCTTTTTTACAGGTGGTAATACGGTTAACCGCGGTTTCGATACCCACTTGCAGGGTATTACCGATGCCACTTTAAAAGATGCTATTTACGAAGGAATAAACGGGAAAAACGGTTGGGTAGACGGGATTAACCGTTTGTATGCTACCTTAGCGCACGATTTTCTTTATAAAAACCCTAATACCAACTGTATTTTTTTAGATAATCATGATATGAGCCGTTTCTATTCGATGGTTGGTGAAGATTTCGATAAATACAAAATGGGAATGAGTATCTTGTTAACCATGCGGGGCATTCCGCAGATGTATTACGGAACTGAAATTTTAATGAAAAATTTCTCCAATCCAGATGGATTGATCCGTTCTGATTTTCCTGGGGGATGGGAAGGCGATAAAAAAGATAAATTCATTGCCGATGGACGTACAAACAAAGAGAATGAAGCGTTCAACTTTGTAAAAACCTTAGCGAATTTCCGCAAAAACAGTCCGGCGTTGCAAACAGGTAAATTGATGCAGTTTGTACCGCAAGATGATATTTATGTTTATTTCCGCTACAATGTAGAACCAAAAGGCACTGTAATGGTTATTGTAAACAATACTGAAAAAGAAAAAACATTAAATACCGATCGTTTTGCAGAAAGAACAGCAGGAATTACTTCTGCTAAAAACGTAATTTCGGGCGAAAACATCGAATTCAAAAACATTAAAGTACCCGCTGAGACCACTTTGGTGCTTGAATTAAGGTAG
- the pgmB gene encoding beta-phosphoglucomutase has translation MQENLKSQVSDLKSQIKACLFDLDGVLVDTAVYHYKAWKRLANTMGFDFTEEQNEQLKGVSRVESLNKILAWGGVDKTDAEKEELASLKNGWYVDMITKMTPAEVLPGTVDFLTAIHKAGYKLALGSASKNSGIILEKTNLAHFFDEIVDGNMVTKSKPDPEVFLKGAGLLGFKPAECVVFEDAVAGVEAAKRGGMKAIGIGEKSVLTDADVVVSGLDKLTVKDLEEL, from the coding sequence ATGCAAGAAAATCTCAAATCTCAAGTCTCAGATCTCAAATCTCAAATCAAAGCTTGTCTTTTCGACCTCGACGGTGTGCTGGTAGATACTGCCGTTTACCATTATAAAGCCTGGAAACGTTTAGCCAACACTATGGGTTTCGATTTTACAGAAGAGCAGAACGAGCAGTTAAAAGGCGTTAGTCGGGTAGAAAGTTTAAACAAGATTCTCGCCTGGGGCGGAGTAGATAAAACCGATGCCGAAAAAGAAGAACTTGCCAGTTTAAAAAACGGCTGGTATGTAGATATGATTACCAAAATGACACCTGCTGAAGTTTTACCTGGAACGGTTGATTTCTTAACCGCGATTCACAAAGCCGGTTATAAATTGGCATTGGGCTCAGCCAGCAAAAACTCAGGGATCATTTTAGAAAAAACAAATTTGGCCCATTTCTTCGATGAAATTGTTGATGGAAACATGGTCACTAAATCAAAACCCGATCCGGAAGTATTTTTAAAAGGAGCCGGACTTTTAGGTTTTAAACCCGCTGAATGTGTGGTTTTTGAAGATGCTGTTGCCGGTGTAGAAGCAGCAAAAAGAGGCGGAATGAAAGCCATCGGTATCGGCGAAAAAAGCGTACTCACCGATGCAGATGTGGTAGTAAGTGGATTAGATAAATTAACAGTTAAAGATTTAGAAGAGTTGTAA
- a CDS encoding glycoside hydrolase family 65 protein, with translation MKNYIKADEWNIIEEGFDPHLNKISESIFSLGNGRMGQRANFEETYTGETLPGNYVAGVYYPDKTRVGWWKNGYPEYFAKVLNAANWVGIEVKLDEEILDLATAEVSDFKRVLNMNAGYLERTFTAKLKSGKTLKVKSTRFCSIADDEVGAIRYSITPLNFDGKLTLTPFIDGDVKNQDSNYDEKFWDKAADEISGTEAYIKLRTKKTEFEVCTGSNIELYKNAEKLNLNPEAVRKEKFVGQTFSLEVKANEEITLVKIAANLSSENYPKESLLKETKSVIAKASAKGFDTLLKEQTEAWASKWEESDIIIEGDVSAQQAIRFNIFQLFQTYTGKDDRLNIGPKGFTGEKYGGSTYWDTEAYCVPFYLATAPQEVSKNLLVYRHKQLGKAIENAAKLGFKDGAALYPMVTMNGEECHNEWEITFEEIHRNGAIAFAIFNYIRYTGDESYLSDFGLEVLIGIARFWKQRVNWSNDKQQYVMLGVTGPNEYENNVNNNWYTNILAAWCMKYSTEAAEIVKQQQPEKYNSLLKNLNFDQKEFADWADIIEKMYYPQDEKLGVFLQQDGYLDKEQTLVKDLPASERPINQKWSWDRILRSCFIKQADVLQGLYFFEEDYDLDTLKRNFDFYEPRTVHESSLSPCVHSILAAKLNDEARAYEFYLRTARLDLDDYNNDTEDGLHITSMAGTWMSVVEGFAGMRVRDGKLQFNPFLPGKWKSFSFTIGFRGATLKINITASGISIKNNAAVDLEIGIRNQFYKLTGNTEIEVNNTALV, from the coding sequence ATGAAAAATTACATTAAAGCAGATGAGTGGAATATTATCGAAGAAGGCTTTGATCCACATTTAAATAAAATTTCGGAAAGTATTTTCAGTTTGGGTAATGGACGTATGGGCCAGCGCGCCAACTTTGAAGAAACGTATACCGGAGAAACCCTACCTGGAAATTACGTTGCAGGTGTTTATTATCCAGATAAAACACGTGTGGGATGGTGGAAAAACGGTTATCCCGAGTATTTTGCGAAAGTATTGAACGCTGCAAACTGGGTTGGTATCGAAGTAAAACTAGATGAAGAAATCCTTGATCTGGCAACAGCTGAGGTAAGCGATTTTAAACGTGTGCTAAACATGAATGCGGGATACCTGGAGCGGACGTTCACGGCAAAATTAAAAAGCGGTAAAACCCTAAAAGTTAAATCAACCCGTTTTTGCAGCATTGCTGATGATGAAGTTGGCGCCATCCGTTATAGCATTACGCCATTAAATTTCGATGGTAAATTAACATTAACGCCTTTTATTGATGGTGATGTTAAAAATCAGGACAGCAACTATGATGAAAAATTCTGGGATAAAGCTGCAGATGAAATTTCTGGAACCGAAGCTTATATCAAACTAAGAACAAAGAAAACTGAATTTGAAGTTTGCACAGGGAGTAATATCGAGCTGTATAAAAACGCGGAGAAATTAAATCTCAATCCAGAGGCTGTTCGTAAAGAGAAATTTGTGGGACAAACTTTTTCTCTTGAGGTAAAAGCAAATGAAGAGATCACGCTGGTTAAAATTGCGGCGAATTTATCTTCAGAAAATTATCCCAAAGAATCACTTTTAAAAGAAACAAAATCGGTAATAGCTAAAGCATCTGCTAAAGGATTTGATACCTTGTTAAAGGAACAAACTGAAGCATGGGCAAGCAAGTGGGAAGAAAGTGATATCATTATCGAAGGCGATGTTTCTGCTCAGCAGGCTATTCGTTTCAATATTTTTCAGCTTTTTCAAACCTATACCGGTAAAGATGATCGATTGAATATTGGTCCGAAAGGTTTTACAGGAGAGAAATATGGTGGTTCAACCTATTGGGATACTGAGGCCTATTGCGTGCCTTTTTACCTGGCAACAGCTCCACAGGAAGTAAGTAAAAATCTGTTGGTGTATCGCCATAAACAATTGGGTAAAGCCATAGAAAATGCAGCAAAATTAGGTTTTAAAGATGGTGCAGCACTATATCCCATGGTAACGATGAACGGTGAGGAATGCCATAATGAGTGGGAAATTACTTTCGAAGAAATCCACCGTAATGGTGCCATCGCTTTTGCCATTTTTAATTACATCCGTTACACTGGCGATGAAAGTTATCTTTCTGATTTTGGTTTAGAAGTATTGATCGGCATTGCACGTTTCTGGAAACAACGCGTTAACTGGAGCAACGACAAACAGCAATATGTAATGCTTGGTGTAACCGGACCAAACGAATATGAGAACAATGTAAATAACAATTGGTACACCAACATTTTAGCAGCCTGGTGTATGAAATATTCAACTGAAGCTGCAGAAATAGTAAAACAACAACAACCGGAAAAATATAACAGCTTATTAAAAAACTTAAATTTCGATCAAAAGGAGTTTGCAGATTGGGCTGATATCATCGAGAAAATGTATTACCCACAAGATGAAAAACTGGGTGTTTTCTTGCAACAGGATGGGTATTTAGATAAAGAACAAACTTTGGTGAAAGATCTTCCTGCCAGCGAACGTCCGATTAATCAAAAATGGAGCTGGGACAGGATTTTACGCTCGTGTTTCATTAAGCAGGCCGATGTCTTACAGGGCTTATATTTCTTTGAAGAAGATTACGATCTGGATACGTTAAAACGCAACTTTGATTTTTATGAGCCACGTACCGTGCACGAAAGTTCCTTATCACCTTGCGTACATAGTATTTTAGCAGCGAAATTAAACGACGAAGCACGTGCATACGAATTCTACTTACGTACTGCACGTTTAGATCTGGATGATTATAACAACGATACAGAAGATGGTTTACACATCACGTCTATGGCAGGAACCTGGATGAGTGTGGTAGAAGGTTTTGCCGGCATGCGTGTGCGCGATGGTAAATTGCAGTTTAATCCTTTCTTGCCAGGTAAATGGAAATCTTTTTCATTTACCATCGGCTTCAGAGGCGCTACCCTAAAGATAAATATTACCGCGAGCGGTATCAGTATTAAAAATAATGCCGCTGTTGATTTAGAAATTGGTATCAGAAACCAGTTTTATAAATTGACTGGAAATACTGAAATTGAAGTAAACAACACAGCGTTGGTATGA
- a CDS encoding alpha-amylase family glycosyl hydrolase encodes METGRRFASTDRHCEERSNLNAVAYILAIFFLLISSSSFAQKQSTKMDDKQIVIYQLLPRLFGNKNSTNIPYGTIEQNGSGKFNDITDNALDGIKELSVNYVWYTGALAHASLTDYSAYGIKPDDADVVKGRAGSPYAIRDYYDVDPDLAVDVNNRMKEFEALVKRTHAKNLKVLIDFVPNHVARSYHSYAKPKNVIDFGAQDDVTKAFSAQNDFYYTPGQPFAPPTGGAKQTPITSLQDGKFDENPAKATGNNVFSAQPKYDDWYETIKLNYGVDYQNGEKQYFDPIPPVWRKMCDILTYWTNKGVDGFRCDMAEMVPIAFWNWVIPQVKKVNPDLIFIGEAYNPKVYKQYLDEGKFDYLYDKVGLYDGLKRLIRNEPNADVKDIRFVWQKESAGFGHRMLRFLENHDEERIASAGFAGKAELALPAMVVSATLGSGPVMLYFGQEVGEPGKGQEGFGGDDNRTTIFDYWGVPNHQKWMNNGAFDGKQLNENEQKLRAYYQQLLKVTSTSDAVINGEIYEVPVAGNMNNRMYAFIRYSDKQRLLVVANFDRTETLTANIEIPDKILKVKHSSPVTDLLTDKKLNIPAGTSIPVTLAPVSAQVIEF; translated from the coding sequence ATGGAGACAGGACGGAGATTTGCCTCGACTGATCGTCATTGCGAGGAACGAAGCAATCTTAATGCGGTAGCCTATATTTTGGCAATTTTCTTTTTACTTATTTCATCATCATCCTTTGCACAAAAACAAAGTACAAAAATGGACGATAAACAGATCGTTATTTACCAGTTATTGCCCCGCTTATTTGGGAATAAAAATAGCACGAATATACCCTACGGTACCATTGAGCAAAATGGTTCGGGTAAGTTTAACGATATTACCGATAATGCCTTAGATGGCATAAAAGAACTCAGCGTAAATTATGTTTGGTATACCGGAGCACTTGCCCATGCAAGTTTAACTGATTATTCTGCATACGGAATTAAACCTGATGATGCCGATGTGGTAAAAGGAAGAGCAGGTTCGCCCTACGCCATCCGCGATTATTACGATGTGGATCCTGATCTGGCTGTTGATGTTAATAACAGAATGAAGGAGTTTGAAGCGCTAGTGAAAAGAACACATGCTAAAAACTTAAAAGTGCTGATCGATTTTGTACCCAATCATGTTGCCAGGAGCTATCATTCCTATGCAAAGCCAAAAAATGTAATCGATTTTGGTGCCCAGGATGATGTAACAAAAGCATTTAGTGCTCAGAACGATTTTTATTATACTCCTGGTCAGCCGTTTGCCCCGCCAACTGGTGGTGCAAAGCAAACACCAATTACGAGTTTGCAGGATGGAAAATTTGATGAAAATCCTGCTAAAGCAACAGGGAACAATGTGTTTTCGGCGCAGCCTAAATACGACGATTGGTACGAAACCATTAAGTTAAATTACGGCGTAGATTATCAGAACGGAGAAAAACAATATTTTGATCCCATTCCGCCAGTCTGGCGGAAAATGTGTGATATTTTAACCTATTGGACCAATAAAGGAGTGGACGGTTTTAGATGCGATATGGCCGAAATGGTACCCATTGCTTTTTGGAACTGGGTCATTCCACAGGTTAAAAAAGTGAATCCTGATTTAATTTTTATCGGAGAGGCCTATAATCCAAAAGTTTATAAACAATATTTAGATGAAGGTAAATTTGATTACCTCTACGATAAAGTGGGTTTATATGATGGTTTAAAAAGATTGATCAGGAATGAACCAAACGCAGATGTAAAAGATATCCGTTTCGTTTGGCAGAAAGAGAGCGCCGGTTTTGGCCATCGCATGTTACGCTTTTTAGAAAACCACGACGAAGAACGCATTGCATCTGCCGGATTTGCAGGTAAGGCCGAACTGGCGCTACCCGCAATGGTAGTTTCGGCAACTTTAGGTAGCGGTCCGGTAATGCTTTATTTTGGTCAGGAAGTTGGCGAACCGGGAAAAGGTCAGGAAGGATTCGGCGGAGATGATAACCGGACGACCATTTTCGATTATTGGGGCGTTCCGAACCACCAGAAATGGATGAATAATGGTGCTTTTGATGGTAAACAGTTAAATGAAAATGAGCAGAAATTACGCGCTTACTACCAACAGTTATTAAAAGTTACTTCCACAAGCGATGCTGTAATAAATGGCGAAATTTATGAAGTGCCTGTTGCTGGGAACATGAACAACCGCATGTATGCTTTTATCCGTTACTCTGACAAACAGCGTTTATTGGTCGTGGCCAATTTCGATCGGACAGAAACTTTAACCGCCAATATTGAAATCCCTGATAAGATTTTAAAAGTTAAACATTCATCGCCGGTTACGGATCTTTTAACAGATAAAAAATTGAATATCCCGGCAGGAACTAGCATTCCAGTAACCTTGGCGCCGGTTAGCGCTCAGGTGATAGAATTTTAA
- a CDS encoding MFS transporter — protein MSLKTIFENPKLTIAQIINMSIGFFGIQFGWDLQRANMGRIYENLGANPDQVPLLFLAAPLTGLLVQPVIGYLSDRTWHPKWGRRRPYFMLGAVVSSIALIFMPHSSVLWMAAGLLWVLDVFGNIAMEPFRAFVTDKLPDSQVNRGFIMQSMMIGLGGSVASALPWIMNNIFHLTNTAEKGSIPENVKFSFYIGAFFFFAAVLWTVLTTKEYPPQDADFKEKLKESNKGFGGGAREIFHALRNMPKRMQIVSLVQFFTWPGLFLMWFYYTTAVAVNVFGGKDAADPVYAHGADFGSLTLAYYSVITFLFALVLPKIADALGRKTTHALCLVCGAIGLISVAWVHDKNMLYLCMTGVGIAWASILSMPYAMLSGSLPKDKIGIYMGIFNFFIVLPEIIASLGFGWLMRNVLNNDRLLAVQLGGGLMILAAIICYVFIREPKKTDEILTSKLEVEENRSV, from the coding sequence ATGAGCTTAAAAACAATATTCGAGAACCCCAAATTAACAATCGCACAGATCATCAACATGAGCATTGGTTTTTTCGGGATTCAGTTCGGTTGGGATTTACAAAGGGCCAACATGGGGCGTATTTACGAAAACCTCGGTGCCAATCCCGATCAGGTTCCATTGTTGTTTTTGGCAGCACCTTTAACAGGATTACTCGTTCAGCCGGTAATAGGTTACCTAAGCGATCGTACCTGGCATCCAAAATGGGGTAGAAGAAGGCCTTATTTTATGCTTGGGGCCGTTGTGAGTAGTATTGCTTTAATTTTTATGCCGCATAGTAGTGTGCTTTGGATGGCGGCCGGACTGCTTTGGGTTTTAGATGTTTTTGGAAACATTGCCATGGAACCTTTCCGCGCTTTTGTTACCGATAAATTGCCCGATAGTCAGGTTAACCGTGGTTTTATTATGCAAAGCATGATGATCGGTTTGGGTGGCAGTGTAGCTTCGGCCTTACCGTGGATTATGAATAATATATTCCACTTAACCAATACAGCAGAAAAAGGGAGTATTCCGGAAAACGTGAAGTTTTCTTTTTACATCGGTGCCTTTTTCTTTTTCGCAGCAGTACTGTGGACAGTGCTTACTACTAAAGAATACCCTCCGCAGGATGCAGATTTTAAAGAAAAGTTAAAAGAAAGTAATAAAGGTTTTGGTGGTGGCGCCAGGGAAATTTTTCATGCCTTAAGGAATATGCCGAAAAGAATGCAGATTGTTTCTTTGGTTCAGTTTTTTACCTGGCCAGGTTTGTTTTTAATGTGGTTTTATTATACCACGGCAGTAGCCGTGAATGTTTTTGGCGGAAAAGATGCTGCCGATCCGGTTTATGCACATGGTGCAGATTTTGGCAGTTTAACACTCGCTTATTACAGCGTTATTACTTTTCTGTTTGCTTTGGTGCTGCCAAAAATTGCCGATGCATTGGGCCGTAAAACTACACATGCCCTTTGTTTAGTCTGCGGAGCCATTGGTTTAATCAGCGTAGCCTGGGTGCACGATAAAAACATGCTGTATTTATGCATGACAGGAGTAGGCATTGCATGGGCCAGTATTCTATCGATGCCTTATGCCATGTTAAGCGGCTCGCTGCCCAAAGATAAAATAGGGATTTACATGGGCATCTTCAACTTCTTTATTGTATTACCTGAAATTATTGCCTCCCTTGGTTTTGGATGGCTCATGCGCAATGTGCTCAATAACGACAGGCTTTTGGCAGTACAATTAGGCGGTGGATTGATGATTTTAGCAGCTATAATCTGTTATGTATTCATCCGTGAACCAAAGAAAACAGATGAGATTCTGACTTCTAAACTGGAAGTAGAAGAGAATAGATCGGTGTAA
- a CDS encoding S10 family peptidase, which produces MKFRFILATFLSMGIFAYAQQGPKKAQSKETITTTQVTVKDEAKSSANERNINVESSVITNHSVNIDGKAVPYKATAGTLPVWDEDGKPIAGLFYTYYERSDVQNRDKRPLVISFNGGPGSASVWMHIAYTGPVVLNIDDEGYPVQPYGYKENPYSILDVADIIYIDPVNTGYSRAVSKDIPTNKFFGVRADIKYLAEWINTFVTRNNRWASPKFLIGESYGTTRVSGLALELQNSQWMYLNGVVLVSPTELGIERSGPVDAALRLPYFAATAWYHKALSADLQSKDLTAMLPEVEGFTINELIPAISQGGMLSADKKKAIAVKMARYSGLSEKVILDYNLNVPTDFFWKELLRDKGFTVGRLDSRYRGIDKMSAGEGPDYNAELTSWLHSFTPAINMYIRNELNYKTDLKYNMFGSVYPWDKSGDQTGDNLRQAMAQNPYLHLLVQSGYYDGACDYFNAKYSMWQLDAAGKLQDRISWEGYRSGHMMYLRKDDLKMANNHIREFIKKALPKAGEAAKF; this is translated from the coding sequence ATGAAATTCAGATTTATACTCGCTACATTTTTAAGCATGGGCATTTTTGCGTATGCACAACAAGGACCAAAAAAAGCCCAATCAAAAGAAACCATAACCACTACGCAGGTTACCGTTAAAGACGAAGCTAAATCTTCCGCAAACGAAAGGAACATTAATGTGGAGAGCTCGGTAATTACCAATCATTCGGTAAACATTGATGGCAAAGCTGTTCCGTATAAAGCCACTGCTGGTACATTACCGGTTTGGGATGAAGACGGAAAACCGATTGCTGGTTTGTTTTATACTTATTATGAACGGAGCGACGTGCAAAATCGTGATAAGCGGCCTTTGGTAATCTCTTTTAACGGTGGCCCGGGCTCGGCTTCTGTTTGGATGCACATTGCCTATACTGGTCCGGTGGTGCTGAATATTGATGATGAAGGTTATCCTGTACAGCCTTATGGTTATAAAGAAAATCCATATTCTATTTTGGATGTTGCCGATATTATCTACATAGATCCGGTTAACACGGGTTATTCCAGAGCGGTGAGCAAAGATATTCCAACCAATAAATTTTTTGGTGTACGTGCCGATATTAAATACCTGGCCGAGTGGATCAATACTTTTGTAACCCGGAATAACCGATGGGCTTCGCCAAAATTTTTAATTGGCGAGAGTTATGGTACCACACGTGTTTCAGGTTTGGCTTTAGAGCTGCAAAACAGTCAATGGATGTATTTAAATGGTGTGGTTTTGGTTTCGCCAACCGAACTCGGTATTGAGCGTAGCGGCCCTGTTGATGCCGCCTTGCGTTTACCGTATTTTGCGGCTACCGCATGGTACCATAAAGCTTTATCCGCCGATTTACAGAGCAAAGATTTAACAGCCATGCTTCCTGAAGTAGAAGGTTTTACCATTAATGAGTTAATTCCGGCTATTTCGCAGGGCGGGATGCTGAGTGCCGATAAAAAGAAAGCCATTGCCGTAAAAATGGCGCGTTACTCCGGTCTTTCAGAAAAAGTGATACTAGATTATAACCTCAACGTACCTACTGATTTCTTTTGGAAAGAGCTGTTGAGAGATAAAGGTTTTACTGTTGGCAGGCTAGATTCGCGTTATCGTGGCATAGATAAAATGAGTGCAGGTGAAGGACCCGATTATAATGCAGAGCTAACTTCCTGGCTGCATTCCTTTACGCCAGCTATCAATATGTATATCCGCAACGAGCTGAATTATAAAACCGATTTGAAGTACAATATGTTCGGTTCCGTTTACCCATGGGATAAAAGTGGGGATCAGACCGGAGACAATCTCCGCCAGGCTATGGCTCAAAATCCGTATCTACATTTATTGGTACAATCTGGTTATTACGATGGAGCCTGCGATTATTTTAATGCGAAATACAGCATGTGGCAGTTAGATGCCGCTGGTAAATTGCAAGACCGTATTAGCTGGGAAGGTTACCGTAGTGGACACATGATGTATTTACGTAAGGATGATCTGAAAATGGCAAATAACCATATCCGTGAATTTATCAAAAAAGCATTACCAAAAGCAGGCGAGGCCGCTAAGTTCTAA